In Paeniglutamicibacter kerguelensis, one genomic interval encodes:
- a CDS encoding DNA-directed RNA polymerase subunit beta' produces the protein MSSESSFGLMRIGLATAEEIRGWSYGEVKKPETINYRTLKPEKDGLFCEKIFGPSRDWECYCGKYKRVRFKGIICERCGVEVTRAKVRRERMGHIELAAPVTHIWYFKGVPSRLGYLLDLAPKDLEKIIYFAAYMVTSVDEERRHAELPNLQAQHDLERKQLVDTRDSDIASIARDLENQLAALEAEGAKAAEKKKARDLADKTMAQVRKRADADIERLDQVWDRFKNLKVADLEGDEGLFRSLRERYGLYFEGSMGAEAIKKRLESFDMAAEAEILRDIIENGKGQKKTRALKRLKVVNAFLTTSNSPLGMVLDAVPVIPPELRPMVQLDGGRFATSDLNDLYRRVINRNNRLKRLLDLGAPEIIVNNEKRMLQEAVDSLFDNGRRGRPVTGPGNRPLKSLSDMLKGKQGRFRQNLLGKRVDYSGRSVIVVGPQLKLHQCGLPKQMALELFKPFVMKRLVDLNHAQNIKSAKRMVERYRPQVWDVLEEIITEHPVLLNRAPTLHRLGIQAFEPQLVEGKALQLHPLVCAAFNADFDGDQMAVHLPLSPEAQAEARILMLSSHNILKPSDGRPVALPSQDMIIGLHHLTTKRLDEKGAGRAFSSPAEAIMAMDRGELHLNSPVKIRVSGFVPSEEQPAPEGWVEGEDALISTSLGQVLFNETLPADYPWVEQVAGKDALSEIVNDLAERYPKIVTAATLDNLKDAGFKWATRSGVTVAISDITSNMDKATILAPYEEKAKRVQSQFDKGLIADSERRQDLIDIWTKATDEVAEAMKAGMEELNTINRMVTSKARGNWLQLRQIAGIRGLVSNPKGEIIPRPIKSSYREGLSVLEYFIATHGARKGLADTALKTANSGYLTRRLVDVSQDVIVREQDCGTSRGLNVPIAYTDEIGTVRMHETVENSAYTRTLATDVVDASGKVLAAGGSDVGDVLIDELFAAGVTDIKVRSVLTCESAVGTCALCYGRSLASGKTVDIGEAVGIIAAQSIGEPGTQLTMRTFHTGGAASAEDITQGLPRIQELFEARTPKGVAPISEVAGRVSIEDSEKQLRIVITPDNGDEEIAYPVLRRARLLVADGDSVAVGQQLVAGAIDPKQVLRVLGPREAQKFLVREVQEVYQSQGVGIHDKHVEVIVRQMLRRITVIESGETDLLPGELADRARFQNANRKAVSEGKKPASGRDELMGITKASLATDSWLSAASFQETTRVLTQAAMEGKSDPLLGLKENVIIGKLIPAGTGLDRYTQVNVEPTEAAKASLFTGQSAFSTGMDYDGLEPGLSPEFHAIAMDDYDLGNDFR, from the coding sequence ATGTCCAGCGAATCCTCATTCGGCCTCATGCGCATCGGCCTGGCAACTGCGGAAGAGATCCGCGGGTGGAGCTACGGCGAGGTTAAGAAGCCCGAAACCATCAACTACCGCACCCTCAAGCCGGAGAAGGACGGTCTTTTCTGCGAAAAGATCTTCGGCCCTTCCCGCGACTGGGAGTGCTACTGCGGCAAGTACAAGCGCGTGCGCTTCAAGGGCATCATCTGCGAACGCTGTGGTGTTGAAGTTACCCGTGCCAAGGTTCGTCGCGAACGCATGGGTCACATCGAGCTTGCAGCCCCTGTAACCCACATCTGGTACTTCAAGGGCGTTCCCTCGCGCTTGGGCTACCTGCTTGACCTGGCACCGAAGGATCTTGAAAAGATCATTTACTTCGCCGCCTACATGGTCACCTCCGTTGACGAAGAGCGCCGTCACGCCGAACTGCCGAACCTCCAGGCGCAGCACGACCTGGAACGCAAGCAGCTGGTCGACACCCGCGACTCCGACATCGCCTCCATCGCCCGCGACCTCGAGAACCAGCTTGCTGCCCTCGAAGCCGAAGGTGCCAAGGCTGCGGAAAAGAAGAAGGCCCGCGATCTGGCCGACAAGACGATGGCCCAGGTGCGTAAGCGCGCCGATGCGGACATCGAACGTCTTGACCAGGTCTGGGACCGATTCAAGAACCTCAAGGTCGCCGACCTCGAAGGAGACGAAGGCCTGTTCCGCTCGCTGCGCGAGCGCTACGGACTGTACTTCGAGGGCTCCATGGGCGCCGAAGCCATCAAGAAGCGCCTCGAGTCCTTCGACATGGCCGCGGAAGCCGAGATCCTTCGCGACATCATCGAAAACGGCAAGGGACAGAAGAAGACCCGTGCGCTCAAGCGCCTCAAGGTCGTCAACGCGTTCCTGACCACGTCCAACTCCCCGTTGGGCATGGTTCTTGACGCCGTACCGGTGATCCCGCCGGAACTGCGCCCGATGGTCCAGCTGGACGGTGGCCGCTTCGCGACCTCCGACCTCAACGACCTGTACCGCCGCGTCATCAACCGCAACAACCGCCTGAAGCGTTTGTTGGACCTTGGCGCACCGGAAATCATCGTCAACAACGAAAAGCGCATGCTGCAGGAAGCTGTTGACTCGCTCTTCGACAACGGTCGTCGTGGCCGCCCGGTCACGGGTCCAGGCAACCGTCCGTTGAAGTCGCTTTCCGACATGCTCAAGGGCAAGCAGGGACGTTTCCGTCAGAACCTGCTCGGCAAGCGCGTTGACTACTCCGGCCGTTCGGTCATCGTTGTCGGCCCGCAGCTGAAGCTGCACCAGTGTGGTCTGCCCAAGCAGATGGCCCTGGAGCTCTTCAAGCCGTTCGTGATGAAGCGCCTGGTTGACCTCAACCACGCACAGAACATCAAGAGCGCCAAGCGCATGGTCGAGCGTTACCGCCCGCAGGTTTGGGATGTTCTCGAAGAGATCATCACCGAGCACCCTGTGCTGCTGAACCGTGCACCTACCCTGCACCGTTTGGGTATCCAGGCGTTCGAACCACAGCTGGTTGAAGGCAAGGCCCTTCAGCTGCACCCGCTGGTTTGTGCCGCATTCAACGCCGACTTCGACGGTGACCAGATGGCAGTTCACCTGCCGCTGAGCCCCGAAGCCCAGGCCGAAGCACGCATCCTGATGCTGTCCTCGCACAACATCTTGAAGCCTTCGGACGGCCGCCCGGTTGCCCTGCCTTCGCAGGATATGATCATCGGCCTCCACCACCTGACCACCAAGCGTCTGGACGAGAAGGGCGCCGGTCGTGCGTTCTCCTCGCCGGCCGAGGCGATCATGGCGATGGACCGCGGCGAGCTGCACCTGAACTCGCCGGTCAAGATCCGCGTTTCCGGCTTTGTTCCTTCCGAGGAGCAGCCGGCACCGGAAGGCTGGGTCGAGGGTGAAGATGCACTGATCTCCACTTCGCTGGGCCAGGTTCTCTTCAACGAGACCCTGCCGGCGGACTACCCGTGGGTTGAGCAGGTTGCCGGCAAGGATGCACTCTCCGAGATCGTCAACGATCTCGCCGAGCGCTACCCGAAGATTGTCACGGCGGCAACGCTGGACAACCTGAAGGATGCAGGCTTCAAGTGGGCCACCCGCTCGGGTGTCACCGTCGCCATCTCCGACATCACCTCGAACATGGACAAGGCAACCATCCTTGCTCCGTACGAGGAGAAGGCCAAGCGCGTCCAGTCGCAGTTCGACAAGGGCCTGATTGCCGACTCGGAGCGTCGCCAGGACCTGATCGACATCTGGACCAAGGCAACCGACGAGGTAGCCGAGGCCATGAAGGCCGGCATGGAAGAGCTGAACACCATTAACCGAATGGTGACCTCGAAGGCTCGTGGTAACTGGCTGCAGCTGCGCCAGATTGCCGGTATCCGTGGTCTGGTGTCCAACCCTAAGGGCGAGATCATCCCGCGTCCGATCAAGTCTTCGTACCGCGAAGGCCTGTCGGTTCTCGAGTACTTCATCGCCACCCACGGTGCCCGTAAGGGTCTGGCCGATACCGCGTTGAAGACCGCAAACTCGGGTTACCTGACCCGTCGTCTGGTCGACGTGTCGCAGGACGTCATCGTTCGCGAACAGGACTGTGGCACCAGCCGCGGCCTGAACGTGCCGATCGCGTACACAGACGAAATCGGTACCGTGCGCATGCACGAAACCGTTGAGAACTCGGCCTACACCCGTACGCTGGCCACCGACGTGGTCGACGCCTCGGGCAAGGTGCTGGCAGCAGGCGGCTCGGACGTGGGCGACGTGCTCATCGACGAACTGTTCGCAGCTGGTGTCACCGACATCAAGGTCCGCTCCGTGCTGACCTGTGAGTCGGCAGTCGGAACCTGTGCACTGTGCTATGGCCGCTCGCTTGCAAGCGGCAAGACCGTCGACATCGGTGAGGCAGTGGGCATTATTGCCGCACAGTCCATCGGTGAGCCGGGTACCCAGCTGACCATGCGTACCTTCCACACCGGTGGCGCTGCCTCCGCGGAAGATATCACCCAGGGTCTGCCACGTATCCAGGAGCTCTTCGAAGCACGTACCCCGAAGGGTGTTGCTCCGATCTCCGAGGTTGCCGGTCGCGTGTCCATCGAGGACTCCGAGAAGCAGCTGCGCATCGTGATCACCCCGGACAACGGCGACGAAGAAATCGCCTACCCGGTGTTGCGCCGTGCACGCCTGCTGGTCGCCGATGGCGATTCGGTGGCGGTTGGCCAGCAGCTGGTTGCAGGTGCCATCGACCCGAAGCAGGTTCTTCGTGTCCTCGGCCCGCGTGAAGCCCAGAAGTTCCTGGTCCGCGAAGTCCAGGAGGTCTACCAGTCCCAGGGCGTAGGCATCCACGACAAGCACGTGGAAGTCATCGTTCGTCAGATGCTTCGCCGCATCACCGTCATCGAGTCGGGCGAAACCGACTTGCTGCCGGGTGAGCTTGCTGACCGCGCTCGCTTCCAGAACGCGAACCGCAAGGCCGTCTCCGAAGGCAAGAAGCCGGCATCGGGTCGTGACGAGCTCATGGGTATCACCAAGGCTTCCTTGGCTACCGACTCGTGGCTCTCGGCCGCTTCCTTCCAGGAGACCACGCGTGTCCTGACCCAGGCTGCAATGGAAGGCAAGTCCGATCCATTGCTCGGCCTGAAGGAAAACGTCATCATCGGTAAGCTGATCCCGGCCGGCACCGGCCTGGATCGCTACACCCAGGTGAACGTGGAACCGACCGAGGCAGCGAAGGCTTCGCTGTTCACCGGCCAGTCCGCATTCTCCACCGGCATGGACTACGACGGCTTGGAGCCGGGCCTCAGCCCGGAATTCCACGCCATCGCCATGGATGACTACGATCTCGGCAACGATTTCCGCTAA
- the rpoB gene encoding DNA-directed RNA polymerase subunit beta — MVASSTSNNQTASSARSAEYAGRLSFAKIHEPLDVPNLLALQTESFDWLVGNERWKNRLAYAQTIGDTSVATTSGLAEIFEEISPIEDFQETMSLSFSEPEFADPKYTMAECKDRDATYAAPLYVKAEFMNNNTGEIKQQTVFMGDFPLMTDKGTFIINGTERVVVSQLVRSPGAYFERTPDKTSDKDIFTAKIIPSRGAWFELEIDKRDQVGVRLDRKRKQSVTVLLKALGWTEGRILEEFGQYDSIRATLEKDTTDTQEEALLDIYRKLRPGEPPTVDAAQALLKNLYFEAKRYDLAKVGRYKINRKLGVETPLDSPDASVLNIDDIVAMIKFLVALHAGEKTTPGMRDGKPVALTVSVDDIDHFGNRRIRAVGELIENQVRTGLSRMERVVRERMTTQDVEAITPQTLINIRPVVAAIKEFFGTSQLSQFMDQNNPLAGLTHKRRLSALGPGGLSRDRAGMEVRDVHPSHYGRMCPIETPEGPNIGLIGSLATYGRINAFGFIETPYRKVVDGRLTGEIDYLTADEELENFIAQANAPLDADNRFIEDGVLVRERGGGGEPVIVEPSEVEYMDVSPRQMVSVATALIPFLEHDDANRALMGANMQRQAVPLLASESPLVGTGMEKFAAVDAGDSVIATTGGVVSEVSADLVTVMNDDGTEAAYPIMKFARSNQGNAYNQRVMVSEGDRVDYNSIIADGPSTDKGELALGKNLLVAFMSWEGHNFEDAIILSQRMVSDDVLTSIHIEEHEVDARDTKLGAEEVTRDIPNVSEEILAQLDERGIIHIGAEVEAGDILVGRVTPKGETELTPEERLLRAIFGEKSREVRDTSLKVPHGESGVVIGVRIFDRDNDDDLPPGVNQLVRVYVAQKRKITNGDKLAGRHGNKGVISKILPIEDMPFLEDGTPVDVVLNPLGVPGRMNVGQVLEIHLAWAAKQGWKIEGEPEWVKNLPDLPREVGSSKVSTPVFDGATENEIRGILDHTNVTRDGKRLIGNSGKARLFDGRSGEPFPDPVSVGYMYILKLHHLVDDKIHARSTGPYSMITQQPLGGKAQFGGQRFGEMEVWALEAYGAAYTLQELLTIKSDDIHGRVKVYEAIVKGENIPEPGVPESFKVLIKEMQSLCLNVEVLGTDGNTIEMRDSDEEVFRAAEELGIDLSRSEPNSVEEV; from the coding sequence TTGGTCGCCTCGAGCACCTCTAACAACCAAACCGCTAGTTCGGCCCGCAGCGCGGAATATGCTGGCCGACTTTCTTTTGCAAAGATTCACGAACCACTTGATGTTCCTAATCTTTTGGCACTTCAGACCGAGAGCTTTGACTGGCTCGTCGGCAACGAGCGCTGGAAGAACCGTCTGGCATACGCCCAGACCATTGGTGACACCAGTGTAGCCACGACTTCGGGTCTGGCCGAGATCTTCGAAGAGATCTCCCCGATTGAAGACTTCCAGGAGACCATGTCCCTGAGCTTCTCGGAGCCTGAGTTCGCTGATCCGAAGTACACCATGGCCGAGTGCAAGGACCGCGACGCCACGTACGCCGCTCCGCTGTACGTCAAGGCCGAGTTCATGAACAACAACACGGGCGAAATCAAGCAGCAGACCGTGTTCATGGGCGACTTCCCGCTGATGACGGACAAGGGTACCTTCATCATCAACGGCACCGAGCGTGTCGTGGTATCCCAGCTCGTTCGTTCCCCGGGCGCCTACTTCGAGCGCACCCCGGACAAGACCAGTGACAAGGACATCTTCACCGCGAAGATCATCCCGTCGCGTGGTGCATGGTTCGAACTGGAAATCGACAAGCGCGACCAGGTCGGCGTTCGCCTCGACCGCAAGCGCAAGCAGTCGGTCACCGTTCTGCTCAAGGCCCTAGGCTGGACCGAAGGCCGCATCCTGGAAGAGTTCGGACAGTACGACTCGATCCGCGCCACCCTGGAGAAGGACACCACCGATACCCAGGAAGAAGCCCTCCTGGATATCTACCGCAAGCTTCGCCCGGGCGAACCGCCGACGGTCGATGCTGCACAGGCGTTGCTCAAGAACCTCTACTTCGAGGCGAAGCGCTACGACCTGGCAAAGGTTGGTCGTTACAAGATCAACCGCAAGCTCGGTGTTGAAACCCCGCTTGATTCCCCGGACGCCTCGGTGCTGAACATTGACGACATTGTCGCAATGATCAAGTTCCTGGTTGCCCTGCACGCCGGCGAGAAGACCACCCCGGGCATGCGCGACGGCAAGCCCGTTGCCTTGACCGTGAGCGTCGATGACATCGACCACTTCGGCAACCGTCGCATCCGCGCCGTTGGCGAATTGATCGAAAACCAGGTCCGCACGGGTCTGTCCCGCATGGAGCGCGTGGTCCGCGAACGCATGACCACGCAGGACGTCGAGGCAATCACCCCGCAGACGCTGATCAACATCCGCCCGGTTGTTGCAGCGATCAAGGAGTTCTTCGGAACCTCCCAGCTCTCGCAGTTCATGGACCAGAACAACCCGCTGGCCGGTTTGACGCACAAGCGTCGTCTCTCCGCGCTGGGCCCGGGCGGTCTGTCCCGTGACCGTGCAGGCATGGAAGTTCGAGACGTTCACCCGTCCCACTACGGACGCATGTGCCCGATTGAAACCCCTGAAGGCCCGAACATTGGTCTGATCGGTTCGTTGGCGACCTACGGCCGCATCAACGCTTTCGGCTTCATCGAAACTCCGTACCGCAAGGTCGTCGACGGTCGCCTCACCGGCGAAATCGACTACCTGACCGCGGATGAGGAACTCGAAAACTTCATCGCACAGGCCAACGCACCGCTGGATGCAGACAACCGCTTCATTGAAGACGGCGTCCTGGTCCGCGAGCGCGGCGGCGGCGGCGAGCCCGTCATCGTGGAACCGTCCGAAGTTGAATACATGGACGTTTCCCCGCGCCAGATGGTGTCCGTGGCAACCGCCCTGATTCCGTTCCTCGAGCACGACGATGCCAACCGCGCCCTCATGGGTGCGAACATGCAGCGTCAGGCTGTGCCGCTGCTTGCCTCCGAGTCCCCACTCGTGGGTACCGGCATGGAGAAGTTCGCGGCAGTCGACGCCGGCGACTCGGTCATCGCAACCACCGGAGGCGTTGTCTCCGAGGTTTCGGCCGACCTTGTCACCGTCATGAACGACGATGGCACCGAAGCCGCCTACCCGATCATGAAGTTTGCTCGCTCCAACCAGGGCAACGCATACAACCAGCGCGTGATGGTTTCCGAAGGCGATCGTGTTGACTACAACTCGATCATCGCCGACGGCCCGTCCACCGACAAGGGCGAGCTCGCCCTGGGCAAGAACCTGCTGGTTGCCTTCATGTCCTGGGAAGGTCACAACTTCGAGGATGCGATCATCCTCTCCCAGCGCATGGTCTCCGACGACGTGCTCACCTCGATCCACATCGAAGAACACGAAGTCGACGCCCGCGACACCAAGCTTGGTGCCGAGGAAGTTACCCGCGACATCCCGAACGTCTCCGAAGAGATCCTGGCGCAGCTCGACGAGCGCGGCATCATCCACATCGGTGCCGAGGTTGAAGCAGGCGACATCCTGGTTGGCCGTGTCACCCCGAAGGGTGAAACCGAGCTGACCCCGGAAGAGCGCCTGTTGCGCGCCATCTTCGGTGAGAAGTCCCGCGAAGTTCGCGATACTTCCCTGAAGGTTCCGCACGGCGAGTCCGGCGTGGTCATCGGTGTCCGCATCTTCGACCGCGACAACGACGACGACCTGCCCCCGGGCGTGAACCAGCTGGTTCGCGTCTACGTGGCACAGAAGCGCAAGATCACCAACGGTGACAAGCTTGCAGGCCGCCACGGTAACAAGGGCGTCATCTCCAAGATCCTTCCGATCGAAGACATGCCGTTCCTTGAAGACGGAACCCCGGTTGACGTCGTCCTGAACCCCTTGGGTGTTCCGGGTCGAATGAACGTCGGCCAGGTCCTGGAAATCCACCTCGCGTGGGCTGCCAAGCAGGGCTGGAAGATCGAGGGCGAGCCGGAGTGGGTCAAGAACCTGCCGGACCTCCCGCGTGAAGTCGGCTCCAGCAAGGTTTCCACCCCGGTCTTCGATGGCGCCACGGAAAACGAAATCCGCGGCATCCTCGACCACACCAATGTGACCCGCGACGGCAAGCGCCTGATCGGCAACTCCGGTAAGGCCCGTCTGTTCGACGGCCGCTCCGGCGAGCCGTTCCCGGATCCGGTTTCCGTTGGCTACATGTACATCCTGAAGCTCCACCACCTGGTGGACGACAAGATCCACGCACGTTCCACCGGTCCGTACTCCATGATCACCCAGCAGCCGTTGGGTGGTAAGGCACAGTTCGGTGGCCAGCGCTTCGGTGAAATGGAAGTGTGGGCCCTGGAGGCCTACGGTGCCGCATACACCCTGCAGGAACTGCTCACGATCAAGTCCGATGATATTCACGGTCGCGTGAAGGTCTACGAGGCAATCGTCAAGGGCGAGAACATCCCGGAACCAGGTGTCCCGGAATCGTTCAAGGTCCTGATCAAGGAAATGCAGTCGTTGTGCTTGAACGTCGAGGTCCTCGGAACCGACGGCAACACCATCGAAATGCGAGACTCGGATGAAGAAGTCTTCCGGGCCGCGGAAGAACTCGGCATCGACCTTTCCCGGTCGGAACCGAACTCCGTCGAAGAAGTTTAG